In Gammaproteobacteria bacterium, a genomic segment contains:
- a CDS encoding HAD-IIIA family hydrolase encodes MLRKTPHQFPIVDLPRKASYLDISQNISTQKTRPAIFLDRDGVIIANRAPYVLSWTDVEVLPGSLEALSRLALAHWAVVVVTNQACIGKGLLSIQEARKINQRLLEHITACGGRVDAIYMCPHIPGEQCICRKPKPGLLLQAAKDLHLELKSSILIGDALSDLQAGWKAGLHRLILVRTGRGRDQLQQAARAWKGPDFIVHENLLTAVRWLLLSQVSNDR; translated from the coding sequence ATGCTTAGAAAAACGCCCCACCAATTCCCTATTGTTGATCTGCCAAGAAAAGCGAGCTATCTCGACATATCTCAGAACATTTCCACACAAAAGACACGCCCGGCGATTTTCCTGGACCGAGATGGTGTTATCATTGCCAATCGAGCGCCCTATGTGCTCTCTTGGACAGATGTAGAGGTCTTGCCAGGTAGTTTAGAAGCATTGTCACGCCTCGCTCTTGCACATTGGGCCGTGGTAGTAGTGACAAATCAGGCATGTATAGGCAAAGGGTTGCTCAGTATACAAGAGGCCCGCAAGATCAACCAACGCCTGTTGGAACATATTACTGCATGTGGTGGACGAGTTGATGCAATCTACATGTGTCCTCATATCCCTGGCGAACAGTGCATATGTCGAAAACCAAAGCCTGGGCTTCTGCTCCAAGCTGCCAAGGACTTGCACCTTGAATTAAAATCCTCCATTCTCATAGGCGATGCATTAAGTGATTTACAGGCCGGCTGGAAAGCCGGCCTTCACCGATTGATCTTAGTGCGCACAGGGCGCGGTCGTGATCAGCTTCAGCAAGCAGCCAGGGCCTGGAAAGGCCCTGATTTTATAGTACACGAAAACCTGCTTACAGCAGTGAGATGGCTATTACTCAGTCAAGTGTCGAATGATAGATAA